Proteins co-encoded in one Apteryx mantelli isolate bAptMan1 chromosome 4, bAptMan1.hap1, whole genome shotgun sequence genomic window:
- the CTR9 gene encoding RNA polymerase-associated protein CTR9 homolog isoform X1, protein MSRGSIEIPLRDTDEVIELDFDQLPEGDEVISILKQEHTQLHIWIALALEYYKQGKTEDFVKLLEAARIDGNLDYRDHEKDQMTCLDTLAAYYVQQARKEKNKDNKKELITQATLLYTMADKIIMYDQNHLLGRACFCLLEGDKMDQADAQFHFVLNQSPNNIPALLGKACISFNKKDYRGALAYYKKALRTNPGCPAEVRLGMGHCFVKLNKLEKARLAFSRALELNSKCVGALVGLAVLELNNKEADSIKNGVQLLSRAYTIDPSNPMVLNHLANHFFFKKDYGKVQHLALHAFHNTEVEAMQAESCYQLARSFHVQEDYDQAFQYYYQATQFASSSFVLPFFGLGQMYIYRGDKENASQCFEKVLKAYPNNYETMKILGSLYAASEDQEKRDIAKGHLKKVTEQYPDDVEAWIELAQILEQTDIQGALSAYGTATRILQEKVQADVPPEILNNVGALHFRLGNLGEAKKYFLASLDRAKAEAEHDEHYYNAISVTTSYNLARLYEAMCEFHEAEKLYKNILREHPNYVDCYLRLGAMARDKGNFYEASDWFKEALQINQDHPDAWSLIGNLHLAKQEWGPGQKKFERILKQPSTQNDTYSMLALGNVWLQTLHQPTRDREKEKRHQDRALAIYKQVLRNDPKNLYAANGIGAVLAHKGYFREARDVFAQVREATADISDVWLNLAHIYVEQKQYISAVQMYENCLRKFYKHQNTEVLLYLARALFKCGKLQECKQTLLKARHVAPSDTVLMFNVALVLQRLATSVLKDEKSNLKEVLNAVKELELAHRYFSYLSKVGDKMRFDLALAATEARQCSDLLSQAQYHVARARKQDEEERELRAKQEQEKELLRQKLLKEQEEKRLREKEEQKKLLEQRAQYVEKTKNILMFTGEVEGSKEKKRGGGGGRRSKKGAGEFDEFVNDDSDEDLPMSRKKKKRKGSGSEQDGEEEEGERKKKKRRRPQKAEEGSDDEEHENGPRPKKRRPPKAEKKKAPKPERLPPSMKGKIKSKAIISSSDDSSDEDKLKIADDGHARISNSDSEDGEQQHSKRIVSDSDSDNRNKSGSEAGSPRRSSVHPSDEDSDSDRSARKRRRSDSEQSDNESVQSGRSRSGGSENESHPASHSADSDRDSERGSDNEGSGRGSGNESEPEGSNNDGSEGGSDDSD, encoded by the exons ATGTCGCGGGGGTCTATCGAGATCCCGCTCCGGGATACCGACGAG GTTATTGAGCTTGACTTCGATCAGTTACCTGAGGGGGATGAAGTTATAAGTATACTGAAACAAGAACATACTCAACTGCACATATGGATCGCCTTAGCG CTGGAATACTACAAACAAGGAAAAACGGAAGACTTTGTGAAGCTCTTGGAAGCTGCACGCATAGATGGTAACTTGGACTACAGAGACCATGAAAAAGATCAAATGACATGTCTGGATACTCTGGCAGCGTACTATGTACAGCAGGCTCGGAAGGAGAAGAACAAAGATAACAAGAAGGAGCTCATTACACAAGCTACCTTGTTGTATACTATGGCTGACAAAATTATCATGTATGATCAG AATCACTTGTTGGGAAGAGCCTGTTTCTGTCTGCTAGAAGGCGATAAGATGGACCAAGCTGATGCACAATTCCATTTTGTGCTCAACCAATCTCCAAATAATATTCCAGCCCTGCTTG GTAAAGCATGCATTTCTTTCAACAAGAAAGATTATAGAGGAGCCCTTGCCTACTACAAGAAAGCATTGCGCACCAATCCAGGATGCCCAG CTGAGGTTCGATTAGGTATGGGCCACTGCTTCGTGAAACTGAACAAGTTGGAAAAAGCTCGCTTGGCGTTCAGCAGGGCTCTGGAGCTAAATTCAAAATGCGTAGGGGCTTTGGTTGGACTGGCTGTTCTGGAACTCAATAATAAAGAG GCTGATTCTATCAAGAATGGTGTCCAGCTCCTTTCTCGGGCTTACACAATTGATCCTAGTAATCCAATGGTGCTGAATCACTTGGCTAATCACTTCTTCTTCAAGAAG GATTATGGTAAAGTCCAACACTTGGCTCTTCATGCTTTCCATAATACAGAAGTTGAAGCAATGCAGGCAGAGAGTTGTTACCAGCTGGCTAGGTCTTTTCATGTACAG gAAGATTATGATCAAGCTTTCCAATATTATTATCAGGCCACTCAGTTTGCCTCATCCTCTTTTGTACTTCCATTTTTTGGATTGGGTCAAATGTACATTTATCGAGGGGACAAAGAGAACGCATCGCAATGCTTTGAAAAAGTTTTGAAGGCCTATCCTAACAATTATGAGACTATGAAAATCCTTGGATCTCTTTATGCAGCTTCAGAAGACCAGGAGAAACGGGATATTGCGAAG gGTCATTTGAAGAAAGTCACAGAACAATATCCAGATGATGTAGAAGCATGGATTGAACTAGCACAAATTCTAGAACAGACTGATATACAG gGTGCACTGTCAGCCTATGGAACAGCCACGCGCATTCTGCAAGAGAAGGTGCAGGCTGATGTCCCACCTGAGATTCTGAATAATGTGGGTGCTCTGCACTTCAGACTTGGAAACCTAGGAGAAGCCAAG aaatattttttggcATCACTGGATCGTGCAAAAGCAGAAGCTGAACATGATGAGCATTATTACAATGCTATCTCTGTAACAACGTCCTATAACCTTGCCAGACTATATGAGGCGATGTGTGAATTTCATGAAGCGGAAAAGctgtataaaaacattttaagagaACATCCTAATTACGTTGATT gcTACTTGCGCTTGGGAGCTATGGCTAGAGATAAAGGAAATTTTTATGAGGCTTCTGATTGGTTTAAAGAAGCACTTCAGATAAATCAG GACCATCCAGATGCTTGGTCTCTAATTGGTAATCTTCATTTGGCTAAACAAGAGTGGGGTCCAGGACAGAAGAAATTTGAAAGAATATTGAAACAACCTTCCACACAAAATGATACTTACTCCATGCTGGCTCTTGGCAATGTCTGGTTGCAGACTCTGCATCAAcccacaagggacagagaaaag GAAAAGCGTCATCAAGACCGTGCATTAGCAATCTACAAGCAAGTACTCAGAAATGATCCAAAGAATTTGTATGCTGCCAATGGCATAG GAGCTGTCTTGGCACATAAAGGATATTTCCGTGAAGCTCGTGATGTTTTTGCCCAAGTGAGAGAGGCAACAGCAGATATCAGTGACGTGTGGCTGAATTTGGCACATATCTATGTAGAACAGAAACAATACatcagtgctgtgcagatg TATGAAAACTGCCTCAGAAAGTTCTATAAGCATCAAAATACAGAAGTATTGTTGTATTTGGCCCGGGCCCTCTTCAAATGTGGCAAATTACAGGAATGCAAACAAACTCTGTTAAAG GCCAGACATGTAGCGCCAAGTGATACAGTCCTTATGTTTAATGTGGCTTTAGTGCTGCAAAGACTAGCTACCTCTGTCCTGAAAGATGAAAAAAGCAATCTAAAGGAGGTGCTTAATGCTGTGAAAGAACTGGAGTTAGCTCACAG GTACTTCAGTTACTTAAGTAAAGTAGGTGATAAAATGAGATTTGATTTGGCGCTTGCTGCTACGGAagccag GCAATGCTCTGACTTACTGAGCCAAGCCCAGTATCATGTGGCTCGGGCACGCAAACAGgatgaagaagagagagaactgcGTGCCAAGCAAGAGCAAGAAAAGGAGCTGCTTCGCCAAAAACTACTTAAAGAACAG GAAGAGAAGCGtctaagagaaaaagaagaacagaagaaactTCTGGAACAAAGAGCTCAATATGTGGAGAAGACCAAGAATATTCTGATGTTCACTGGTGAAGTAGAAGGATCAAAGGAGAAAAaacgtggtggtggtggaggaagG CGTTCCAAAAAAGGAGCAGGGGAATTTGATGAGTTTGTCAATGATGACAGTGATGAAGATCTACCCATgtctagaaagaaaaagaagaggaagggcaGTGGTAGTGAACAAgatggggaagaagaggagggagagagaaagaagaagaagaggaggag ACCCCAGAAAGCAGAAGAGGGGAGTGATGATGAAGAGCATGAAAATGGTCCAAGACCTAAAAAACGACGTCCACCCAAAGCAGAGAAGAAGAAGGCT CCCAAACCAGAGCGTCTGCCTCCTTCAATGAAAGGAAAGATCAAATCAAAAGCCATAATTTCATCTAGTGATGATTCTTCTGATGAGGATAAACTCAAAATTGCTGATGATGG ACATGCCAGGATTAGCAACAGTGATTCAGAAGATGGGGAACAGCAACACAGTAAACGCATTGTTTCTGACAGCGATTCTGATAACAGAAACAAATCCGGTAGTGAGGCAGGTAGCCCAAGGAGGTCCAGTGTCCACCCATCCGATGAAGATTCTGACAGTGACAGGTCAGCCAGAAAAAGGAGGCGGTCGGATTCAGAACAGTCCGACAATGAGTCTGTGCAGTCGGGGAGAAGCCGTTCTGGTGGTTCAGAAAACGAATCTCACCCAGCTTCTCACAGTGCTGACTCGGACAGAGATTCTGAGAGAGGATCTGACAATGAGGGTTCCGGCAGGGGATCTGGCAATGAATCTGAACCAGAAGGATCCAACAATGATGGGTCTGAAGGTGGCTCAGATGACAGTGATTAG
- the CTR9 gene encoding RNA polymerase-associated protein CTR9 homolog isoform X2: MHNSILCSTNLQIIFQPCLVKHAFLSTRKIIEEPLPTTRKHCAPIQDAQADSIKNGVQLLSRAYTIDPSNPMVLNHLANHFFFKKDYGKVQHLALHAFHNTEVEAMQAESCYQLARSFHVQEDYDQAFQYYYQATQFASSSFVLPFFGLGQMYIYRGDKENASQCFEKVLKAYPNNYETMKILGSLYAASEDQEKRDIAKGHLKKVTEQYPDDVEAWIELAQILEQTDIQGALSAYGTATRILQEKVQADVPPEILNNVGALHFRLGNLGEAKKYFLASLDRAKAEAEHDEHYYNAISVTTSYNLARLYEAMCEFHEAEKLYKNILREHPNYVDCYLRLGAMARDKGNFYEASDWFKEALQINQDHPDAWSLIGNLHLAKQEWGPGQKKFERILKQPSTQNDTYSMLALGNVWLQTLHQPTRDREKEKRHQDRALAIYKQVLRNDPKNLYAANGIGAVLAHKGYFREARDVFAQVREATADISDVWLNLAHIYVEQKQYISAVQMYENCLRKFYKHQNTEVLLYLARALFKCGKLQECKQTLLKARHVAPSDTVLMFNVALVLQRLATSVLKDEKSNLKEVLNAVKELELAHRYFSYLSKVGDKMRFDLALAATEARQCSDLLSQAQYHVARARKQDEEERELRAKQEQEKELLRQKLLKEQEEKRLREKEEQKKLLEQRAQYVEKTKNILMFTGEVEGSKEKKRGGGGGRRSKKGAGEFDEFVNDDSDEDLPMSRKKKKRKGSGSEQDGEEEEGERKKKKRRRPQKAEEGSDDEEHENGPRPKKRRPPKAEKKKAPKPERLPPSMKGKIKSKAIISSSDDSSDEDKLKIADDGHARISNSDSEDGEQQHSKRIVSDSDSDNRNKSGSEAGSPRRSSVHPSDEDSDSDRSARKRRRSDSEQSDNESVQSGRSRSGGSENESHPASHSADSDRDSERGSDNEGSGRGSGNESEPEGSNNDGSEGGSDDSD, translated from the exons ATGCACAATTCCATTTTGTGCTCAACCAATCTCCAAATAATATTCCAGCCCTGCTTG GTAAAGCATGCATTTCTTTCAACAAGAAAGATTATAGAGGAGCCCTTGCCTACTACAAGAAAGCATTGCGCACCAATCCAGGATGCCCAG GCTGATTCTATCAAGAATGGTGTCCAGCTCCTTTCTCGGGCTTACACAATTGATCCTAGTAATCCAATGGTGCTGAATCACTTGGCTAATCACTTCTTCTTCAAGAAG GATTATGGTAAAGTCCAACACTTGGCTCTTCATGCTTTCCATAATACAGAAGTTGAAGCAATGCAGGCAGAGAGTTGTTACCAGCTGGCTAGGTCTTTTCATGTACAG gAAGATTATGATCAAGCTTTCCAATATTATTATCAGGCCACTCAGTTTGCCTCATCCTCTTTTGTACTTCCATTTTTTGGATTGGGTCAAATGTACATTTATCGAGGGGACAAAGAGAACGCATCGCAATGCTTTGAAAAAGTTTTGAAGGCCTATCCTAACAATTATGAGACTATGAAAATCCTTGGATCTCTTTATGCAGCTTCAGAAGACCAGGAGAAACGGGATATTGCGAAG gGTCATTTGAAGAAAGTCACAGAACAATATCCAGATGATGTAGAAGCATGGATTGAACTAGCACAAATTCTAGAACAGACTGATATACAG gGTGCACTGTCAGCCTATGGAACAGCCACGCGCATTCTGCAAGAGAAGGTGCAGGCTGATGTCCCACCTGAGATTCTGAATAATGTGGGTGCTCTGCACTTCAGACTTGGAAACCTAGGAGAAGCCAAG aaatattttttggcATCACTGGATCGTGCAAAAGCAGAAGCTGAACATGATGAGCATTATTACAATGCTATCTCTGTAACAACGTCCTATAACCTTGCCAGACTATATGAGGCGATGTGTGAATTTCATGAAGCGGAAAAGctgtataaaaacattttaagagaACATCCTAATTACGTTGATT gcTACTTGCGCTTGGGAGCTATGGCTAGAGATAAAGGAAATTTTTATGAGGCTTCTGATTGGTTTAAAGAAGCACTTCAGATAAATCAG GACCATCCAGATGCTTGGTCTCTAATTGGTAATCTTCATTTGGCTAAACAAGAGTGGGGTCCAGGACAGAAGAAATTTGAAAGAATATTGAAACAACCTTCCACACAAAATGATACTTACTCCATGCTGGCTCTTGGCAATGTCTGGTTGCAGACTCTGCATCAAcccacaagggacagagaaaag GAAAAGCGTCATCAAGACCGTGCATTAGCAATCTACAAGCAAGTACTCAGAAATGATCCAAAGAATTTGTATGCTGCCAATGGCATAG GAGCTGTCTTGGCACATAAAGGATATTTCCGTGAAGCTCGTGATGTTTTTGCCCAAGTGAGAGAGGCAACAGCAGATATCAGTGACGTGTGGCTGAATTTGGCACATATCTATGTAGAACAGAAACAATACatcagtgctgtgcagatg TATGAAAACTGCCTCAGAAAGTTCTATAAGCATCAAAATACAGAAGTATTGTTGTATTTGGCCCGGGCCCTCTTCAAATGTGGCAAATTACAGGAATGCAAACAAACTCTGTTAAAG GCCAGACATGTAGCGCCAAGTGATACAGTCCTTATGTTTAATGTGGCTTTAGTGCTGCAAAGACTAGCTACCTCTGTCCTGAAAGATGAAAAAAGCAATCTAAAGGAGGTGCTTAATGCTGTGAAAGAACTGGAGTTAGCTCACAG GTACTTCAGTTACTTAAGTAAAGTAGGTGATAAAATGAGATTTGATTTGGCGCTTGCTGCTACGGAagccag GCAATGCTCTGACTTACTGAGCCAAGCCCAGTATCATGTGGCTCGGGCACGCAAACAGgatgaagaagagagagaactgcGTGCCAAGCAAGAGCAAGAAAAGGAGCTGCTTCGCCAAAAACTACTTAAAGAACAG GAAGAGAAGCGtctaagagaaaaagaagaacagaagaaactTCTGGAACAAAGAGCTCAATATGTGGAGAAGACCAAGAATATTCTGATGTTCACTGGTGAAGTAGAAGGATCAAAGGAGAAAAaacgtggtggtggtggaggaagG CGTTCCAAAAAAGGAGCAGGGGAATTTGATGAGTTTGTCAATGATGACAGTGATGAAGATCTACCCATgtctagaaagaaaaagaagaggaagggcaGTGGTAGTGAACAAgatggggaagaagaggagggagagagaaagaagaagaagaggaggag ACCCCAGAAAGCAGAAGAGGGGAGTGATGATGAAGAGCATGAAAATGGTCCAAGACCTAAAAAACGACGTCCACCCAAAGCAGAGAAGAAGAAGGCT CCCAAACCAGAGCGTCTGCCTCCTTCAATGAAAGGAAAGATCAAATCAAAAGCCATAATTTCATCTAGTGATGATTCTTCTGATGAGGATAAACTCAAAATTGCTGATGATGG ACATGCCAGGATTAGCAACAGTGATTCAGAAGATGGGGAACAGCAACACAGTAAACGCATTGTTTCTGACAGCGATTCTGATAACAGAAACAAATCCGGTAGTGAGGCAGGTAGCCCAAGGAGGTCCAGTGTCCACCCATCCGATGAAGATTCTGACAGTGACAGGTCAGCCAGAAAAAGGAGGCGGTCGGATTCAGAACAGTCCGACAATGAGTCTGTGCAGTCGGGGAGAAGCCGTTCTGGTGGTTCAGAAAACGAATCTCACCCAGCTTCTCACAGTGCTGACTCGGACAGAGATTCTGAGAGAGGATCTGACAATGAGGGTTCCGGCAGGGGATCTGGCAATGAATCTGAACCAGAAGGATCCAACAATGATGGGTCTGAAGGTGGCTCAGATGACAGTGATTAG